Within Citrus sinensis cultivar Valencia sweet orange chromosome 1, DVS_A1.0, whole genome shotgun sequence, the genomic segment TGCATCAAGAGAAGCaaagaatatgaaaaaatagcaAGCAAACTAATATGCATACATTGAATGGTTCAACACAGATTCCAAAACCCTGGGAGGCAGTTAAGCAGGTGTATCAGCTTCTGCCTATAACATATGAAGAAGGTATGAAGATTCTTGGAGGCATGTCCAAAACTATTTGAATGAACAGTCAAACCATTCCAGATAGACATGAATATTACTCCTAAGTGAAAGTTAAAGCATTGGCGGCTTCAATTTGATGCCATAAGGCCAAGCTCAAGTTCAGCAGATGATCTGACTGAAAGCAAAGCAGATAAAAACATCAAATCTAATTATTCCCTTTTCACTTTATACCCCTGCAGATTTCTACTTCATACCTAATTCATAATACAATAAATACACAGCTTCCAGGCCAGAGCCTATGATAAAATGATATGCATTCCAAAGAAGATGTATGAAGTTattcaaaaagttaaaaaacagaaaattatccttattataaaaaatgatagcATGATgccttttattaaaaaacagTAATAATGAATGAGtgaatgaatgaaatgaaaCGACCATTACCAATACCAATTCGTTCACCAATTTGAAGATCCTCCCAGAGAATTTCCCATTCCGCAACCTCCCCCAACATTGGGTTAATGCTGTCACTCTGACCATTGCAAGTCATAAGCAGGCCACTATTGATCATTGGCATCAAGTCAGCAGCAGATTCTTTACCCAAGTCAGTGTAAACCGGTTGTTTGACACTGACCAAGGCATTTTCAGGTTGTCTTTGGCAAAACTCAGCTGCAGCGGGCAAGGGAGATCCAGGAATTTCTTTCTCACACGAAGCTCCGGCAACAACTCCGGGAGGGTTAACAGGAACAGTATTTACACTTGTAGCATTATTTAGCTTTAGTTCATTACCAACAAGAACGAATCTCTCGCCTGCAGTATCAGAGGACAAAGAAAGGTCACAATTAATGACATTTGGTTCCAATTTTTTGTGCTGTTCAGCAAACCACTCTGCCGGCTGCCTCTTTCTACTctcataatttaaatagtttgaAGATTCCACTCCAACAGAGGATGCATGAGACTGTTCATGGTTTGATAAGAACCTATTTGAAAGACATTGAACATCATTATCTACATTTTTCCCATCTGCTAGATGGACTTGTTCAAGCATCTTCCATTCACCCAGATCCTGCGAATTAATATCCAGGAACAAATCTGGGGGAGGTGATGCACCACTTTGTAACAAAACAGCATGTAATTTCCGTGCAAATTCAGGGTCTTTTGCAGCACTAATGACATACTTGGAAACACTTTTAACTTTCTTCTTTTGAGCAGATGATGGTTTTCGAGAAGTGCCTGATGTGCCTTCACAAGGGTTTGATAGTGCTGGGGAAAGCTGCCCAAAATCTTTCTCAAATTTCTCAGTTTGATTTTTATCAGCAAGTTCTGACTCATCCTTGTTTGTGATCTTACCTACAAATGAAGCCTCCTCTGACCCTGTGCTGCCAACTTCAGGTATCCTATCAGGCATTGGTCGTGAGATAGTTGGAGTTTCAGTTCCATCATCAAGCTCCATATGAGAAATTACTGAGGTTTCTGTATGATCGGGAAACTCCCTTACATCTAATCCAGCATTTTGCAGAAGACAGCTGGGTACCTCGGCAGGAATTAATGTGCCAGGAGCACCCATTAGATCAATAATATATTCACTGCATCAGAACAAAACAATTTCACAATCAAACATTGTTCATATTAAACCTTGTATTAGACAAGAAGCATGCAGGTGcattaagtgaaaaaaaaaaaaaaaaaactgattacagcaaatacaaataaatgaaaggaATGTGGACGGTTGATGATGACGGTGGTGGGAAAGGCCATCATTAAGAAATATACATAAATCAAAAGCACTGCATTCATAACTTGAATGTGGGGATCACTACCTTCCATTATCAAGTTTGATCAGGTTTACAGCTCCATCATCTGTGCCAGTGTAGTAGCTTCCTTTAACCAACATACATGGAAGATTGATTCTATCAGCTAGCACCTACCATCACCagtaaaaaatcattaacttcAATCAATATATCCTAAGGACCAGAAACATACTTTGTCATTAAATTAGCTGAAATAATGGGGGGGACAACTCTAAACGTTTTCTTCAATAATTAAGCACTAATAAGCCAACAATGGAATAGAAAATTCAAAGTAATCAGGATACCCAAGCTAAGTTAAAGGGTGAATAAATATCGTTTGATTCAGTTTAACCCAAGGATATAAAAcgatttgaaaatttacaacCTTGAACAGTAGGGCCCTATGACGTGAAAGTCCAACATCAAGACACCCAAGTGGAAGAATGTTTGTGTTTAGAGAATTCCTTAACTGGGTACGTCTCAAGGTCCACCTTCCATATATTTCTTCTGCATTGCCAACTGGTCCACCCATTCTCTCAACAACAAGATCAGCAATTTTCTGTATCAAGCCACTTAAAATTGGACCGAGATCAGAGTAGCGGCACTCAACTGATACATTATACGCTCTTTTCTCAAGCTCTTTAAGGTTAGGATCAACCAAGCGGTTTACCACAATCACTTCATAATCAAGATTATCTGATAGGGATATTGCTTGAAGATCTACCAACAACGGCATCTTTCCTTGTGACACTGAATTTGAGGTAATTCCATATACATCATAAAATCcatcaacaattttttcatCGTAGTTTACAGCACTATAGCTCTGCATGTGAAAGatacaaaaattagtaaatccTTTGTTAGCCAGATTATATAACTACAGATGCGAAgctaaaaaaagaattacttaaaaatcatttgaaaGGGTAAACTATTAGTTCTCCTGGATCActtgagaaattaaagaacaagaaattgCATCATGATTTTGACTCTAACCTTTCCAGATTCCAGTAAAGAATATAAAAACCTTCTCTCCCCTTCTCTCGACCATGAACGACATAACCATTCAGTAAAAATGATTGATAAACTGATAGACGGTTTCATAGaccaaattaaatattttcaaaaatgacAATTGTACCCAAATTTTTACAGGAGAAATAACATTACACTCCCAAGAGTTACAtgtacataaattttaaatcagtAAAACAAGGAAATAAGCAGGTAATTATGGTAACAtcagaaaataagaaattactaTTACAACTTCTGTTGCCGTGAATTAAGAAACTAATAGTACTGGCTATGCAAATATAAAGATGTATAAATTGTTTGTCAACATAAAAGGAAGTGTCTATAATGCGCAATTCACCAATCAATCTGCTTGGCAGAAACTTCTACATTGACGGGGATCTGGAAGAAACTAATAAAACCAATGACAACATATCCAATCACTATAATTAACATAAATCCAACTATGTTTCAGTTCAAACTTAATATAAACAAGACAAAAGAATCAGATTCACAAAACAAGCTAATTCACTCCGTTCCTCTATAAATGCACTTGAATCAtaacaaaagtaataaatggaagtgagatg encodes:
- the LOC102628425 gene encoding probable serine/threonine-protein kinase SIS8 isoform X4, coding for MSKVKHLLRKLHIGGGLNEHQRLPDARPVINPSPSPSPSPSPNATPSSSSPSSGTLGRIGAVESAASDRRDGDSGVDFNLLEEEFQVQLALAISASDPDAREKVESAQIDAAKRMSLGCRSASVTETDALVEFLSLRYWSYSAVNYDEKIVDGFYDVYGITSNSVSQGKMPLLVDLQAISLSDNLDYEVIVVNRLVDPNLKELEKRAYNVSVECRYSDLGPILSGLIQKIADLVVERMGGPVGNAEEIYGRWTLRRTQLRNSLNTNILPLGCLDVGLSRHRALLFKVLADRINLPCMLVKGSYYTGTDDGAVNLIKLDNGSEYIIDLMGAPGTLIPAEVPSCLLQNAGLDVREFPDHTETSVISHMELDDGTETPTISRPMPDRIPEVGSTGSEEASFVGKITNKDESELADKNQTEKFEKDFGQLSPALSNPCEGTSGTSRKPSSAQKKKVKSVSKYVISAAKDPEFARKLHAVLLQSGASPPPDLFLDINSQDLGEWKMLEQVHLADGKNVDNDVQCLSNRFLSNHEQSHASSVGVESSNYLNYESRKRQPAEWFAEQHKKLEPNVINCDLSLSSDTAGERFVLVGNELKLNNATSVNTVPVNPPGVVAGASCEKEIPGSPLPAAAEFCQRQPENALVSVKQPVYTDLGKESAADLMPMINSGLLMTCNGQSDSINPMLGEVAEWEILWEDLQIGERIGIGSYGEVYRADWHGTEVAVKKFLDQDFSGDSLSQFKCEAEIMLRLRHPNVVLFMGAVTRSPHFSILTEFLPRLFYFDI
- the LOC102628425 gene encoding serine/threonine-protein kinase EDR1 isoform X1, translating into MSKVKHLLRKLHIGGGLNEHQRLPDARPVINPSPSPSPSPSPNATPSSSSPSSGTLGRIGAVESAASDRRDGDSGVDFNLLEEEFQVQLALAISASDPDAREKVESAQIDAAKRMSLGCRSASVTETDALVEFLSLRYWSYSAVNYDEKIVDGFYDVYGITSNSVSQGKMPLLVDLQAISLSDNLDYEVIVVNRLVDPNLKELEKRAYNVSVECRYSDLGPILSGLIQKIADLVVERMGGPVGNAEEIYGRWTLRRTQLRNSLNTNILPLGCLDVGLSRHRALLFKVLADRINLPCMLVKGSYYTGTDDGAVNLIKLDNGSEYIIDLMGAPGTLIPAEVPSCLLQNAGLDVREFPDHTETSVISHMELDDGTETPTISRPMPDRIPEVGSTGSEEASFVGKITNKDESELADKNQTEKFEKDFGQLSPALSNPCEGTSGTSRKPSSAQKKKVKSVSKYVISAAKDPEFARKLHAVLLQSGASPPPDLFLDINSQDLGEWKMLEQVHLADGKNVDNDVQCLSNRFLSNHEQSHASSVGVESSNYLNYESRKRQPAEWFAEQHKKLEPNVINCDLSLSSDTAGERFVLVGNELKLNNATSVNTVPVNPPGVVAGASCEKEIPGSPLPAAAEFCQRQPENALVSVKQPVYTDLGKESAADLMPMINSGLLMTCNGQSDSINPMLGEVAEWEILWEDLQIGERIGIGSYGEVYRADWHGTEVAVKKFLDQDFSGDSLSQFKCEAEIMLRLRHPNVVLFMGAVTRSPHFSILTEFLPRGSLYRLLHRPNHQLDERRRMRMALDVAKGMNYLHTSHPTIVHRDLKSPNLLVDKNWVVKVCDFGLSRIKHHTYLSSKSTAGTPEWMAPEVLRNEPANEKCDVYSFGVILWELATLSVPWKGLNPMQVVGAVGFQNRRLEIPDDIDPAVAQIIRDCWQTEPHLRPSFAQLMSRLRCLQRLLVDRSNSTNQFSELP
- the LOC102628425 gene encoding probable serine/threonine-protein kinase SIS8 isoform X2, whose translation is MSKVKHLLRKLHIGGGLNEHQRLPDARPVINPSPSPSPSPSPNATPSSSSPSSGTLGRIGAVESAASDRRDGDSGVDFNLLEEEFQVQLALAISASDPDAREKVESAQIDAAKRMSLGCRSASVTETDALVEFLSLRYWSYSAVNYDEKIVDGFYDVYGITSNSVSQGKMPLLVDLQAISLSDNLDYEVIVVNRLVDPNLKELEKRAYNVSVECRYSDLGPILSGLIQKIADLVVERMGGPVGNAEEIYGRWTLRRTQLRNSLNTNILPLGCLDVGLSRHRALLFKVLADRINLPCMLVKGSYYTGTDDGAVNLIKLDNGSEYIIDLMGAPGTLIPAEVPSCLLQNAGLDVREFPDHTETSVISHMELDDGTETPTISRPMPDRIPEVGSTGSEEASFVGKITNKDESELADKNQTEKFEKDFGQLSPALSNPCEGTSGTSRKPSSAQKKKVKSVSKYVISAAKDPEFARKLHAVLLQSGASPPPDLFLDINSQDLGEWKMLEQVHLADGKNVDNDVQCLSNRFLSNHEQSHASSVGVESSNYLNYESRKRQPAEWFAEQHKKLEPNVINCDLSLSSDTAGERFVLVGNELKLNNATSVNTVPVNPPGVVAGASCEKEIPGSPLPAAAEFCQRQPENALVSVKQPVYTDLGKESAADLMPMINSGLLMTCNGQSDSINPMLGEVAEWEILWEDLQIGERIGIGSYGEVYRADWHGTEVAVKKFLDQDFSGDSLSQFKCEAEIMLRLRHPNVVLFMGAVTRSPHFSILTEFLPRGSLYRLLHRPNHQLDERRRMRMALDVAKGMNYLHTSHPTIVHRDLKSPNLLVDKNWVVKLPTSFVLLSRSVILGCLALSIILICLQNRPLEHLNGWHQKFSGMNQLMKNVMCTVLV